From a single Paraburkholderia sp. D15 genomic region:
- the rmuC gene encoding DNA recombination protein RmuC encodes MTMILVAAVAVLAVALIIALALLLRGGGRADQSEHVEQFEQLHQRIDAATDMQAHAYERLERQLRNDITETARVSRAEQSGGFAHFQQTLAAQFSSMTTVQGGKIDAFAQQLDAVRHSLQQQAQQARDEQGRSLKQFGDTLSLQLGQLTEANDRRFAEVRTTIEQRLKDIEANNAAKLEEMRRTVDEKLHATLEQRLGESFKLVSDRLEQVHRGLGEMQTLAAGVGDLKKVLTNVKTRGTWGEVQLEALLEQLLTADQYAKNVATVPKSNERVEFAIKLPGRAEQGSAATPVWLPIDAKFPREDYERLIDAQERADPVAVEEASRALEARIRAEARTIAEKYVAPPHTTDFALLFLPTEGLYAEVLRRPGLTDLLQRDYRVTIAGPTTLTALLNSLQMGFRTLAIEKRSSEVWQVLGAVKTEFGKFGDVLAKTKAQLETVTRSIEAAETRTRMMNRKLRDVEALPGDAASGLLGDALSAVDPDEQ; translated from the coding sequence ATGACGATGATTCTGGTAGCGGCCGTCGCGGTGCTGGCGGTCGCGTTGATCATCGCGCTGGCGCTGCTGCTGCGCGGCGGTGGCCGTGCTGACCAGAGCGAGCACGTCGAGCAGTTCGAGCAGCTTCACCAGCGCATCGACGCCGCGACCGACATGCAGGCGCACGCTTACGAGCGTCTCGAACGGCAGCTGCGCAACGACATCACCGAGACGGCGCGGGTGTCGCGCGCCGAGCAGAGCGGCGGCTTCGCGCATTTTCAGCAGACGCTCGCCGCGCAGTTCTCCAGCATGACGACGGTGCAAGGCGGCAAGATCGACGCCTTCGCACAGCAACTCGACGCCGTGCGGCACAGCTTGCAGCAACAGGCGCAGCAGGCGCGCGACGAACAGGGCCGCTCGCTCAAACAGTTCGGCGACACGCTGAGTCTGCAGCTCGGCCAGTTGACCGAAGCGAACGACCGCCGCTTCGCCGAGGTGCGCACGACCATCGAGCAGCGGCTGAAGGATATCGAGGCGAACAACGCCGCCAAGCTGGAGGAAATGCGCCGCACCGTCGACGAAAAACTGCACGCCACGCTCGAACAGCGGCTGGGCGAATCGTTCAAGCTGGTGTCGGACCGGCTCGAACAGGTGCATCGTGGCTTGGGCGAGATGCAGACGCTGGCGGCCGGCGTCGGCGATCTGAAGAAGGTGCTCACCAACGTCAAGACGCGCGGGACATGGGGCGAAGTGCAGCTCGAAGCCTTGCTCGAACAACTGCTCACCGCCGATCAATACGCGAAGAACGTCGCCACCGTGCCGAAGAGCAATGAACGCGTCGAGTTCGCGATCAAGCTGCCAGGGCGCGCGGAGCAGGGCAGCGCGGCCACGCCGGTGTGGCTGCCCATCGACGCGAAATTTCCCCGCGAAGACTACGAGCGTTTGATCGACGCCCAGGAGCGCGCCGATCCGGTGGCGGTCGAGGAGGCCTCGCGGGCACTGGAAGCACGTATCCGCGCCGAAGCGCGCACGATCGCGGAGAAATACGTGGCGCCGCCGCACACCACGGACTTTGCGCTGCTGTTCCTGCCGACCGAGGGCTTGTACGCCGAGGTGTTGCGCCGTCCGGGATTGACGGATCTGTTGCAGCGCGACTATCGCGTGACGATCGCCGGACCGACCACGCTGACCGCATTGCTCAACAGTTTGCAGATGGGGTTCCGCACGCTCGCCATCGAGAAGCGTTCGAGCGAAGTGTGGCAGGTGCTCGGCGCGGTGAAGACGGAGTTCGGCAAATTCGGCGACGTGCTGGCGAAAACGAAGGCGCAACTGGAAACGGTCACGCGTTCGATCGAAGCCGCCGAAACGCGCACGCGGATGATGAACCGCAAGCTGCGCGACGTCGAGGCATTGCCGGGAGACGCGGCGAGCGGTTTGCTCGGCGATGCGCTATCGGCGGTGGACCCGGACGAGCAGTAG
- a CDS encoding Rne/Rng family ribonuclease yields MKRMLFNATQQEELRVAIVDGQKLIDIDIETAGREQRKGNIYKGIITRIEPSLEACFVNYGEDRHGFLPFKEVARQYFRDGVDMRSARIQDALKEGQELIVQVEKEERGNKGAALTTFISLAGRYLVLMPNNPRGGGVSRRIEGDDRQELRETMAQLQLPEGMSIIARTAGIGRSAEELQWDLNYLMQLWRAIEAASQSGSSGQPMLIYLESSLVIRAIRDYFQPDIGEILIDTTEIHDQARAFMDIVMPDNVSKVKRYHDDVPLFSRFQIEHQIETAYSRTVPLPSGGAIVIDHTEALVAIDVNSARATKGADIEETAARTNLEAADEVARQLRLRDLGGLIVIDFIDMESAKSQREVEQRLKDALKHDRARVQMGKISRFGLMELSRQRLRPALSEGSHVTCPRCNGTGHIRDTESSALQVLRIIQEEAMKENTAAIHCQVPVEVTAFLLNEKRAEINKIESRFKVNVVLIPNKHLDTPHYKLERLRHDDARLDDPRASWKMAEEAARELESETGYSKRAEEVKPKQEAAVKGITPEKPAPSAPVRPAATPAPVAVTPASGGFIGWLKGLFGMQPAAPAPVAPATPEKQARPQRGERTERGERTGERGGDRNRNRRGGAGGRDAAGRGEGANGGRQGQQPSQRREEREPREGREGRDVREAREGREPREAREPRAGREAREPREAREGREPREAREPREGREGRDNRGERGNERPDNADVAQRGERQERGERRERGERAERGERRKPQAEAADALTQNESQTAEELAQNQALLGENGAPVDQEAAARDGEERRRRRRGRRGGRREREEDVNGNLAADVAEAEGDQTNVTDDAPVRSAPQPVEHTAEAHEAQVVTPVEVVVAAVATETAVVSELHAATETPALAVEKAAKAEAIVPVEQAPAATAAVEPVAEAPVQAAAAAAPVEAAQAAPAASETVSLVEPVAHAEAPVQTHDEAHVVAPAATPVIETPAAPATPAPVEAVAPAAVEAPVAQPAPHAEIVEAQPAVTASAVEETAPAAVEAIEPAPVAAAPQAPAPQAAPAPRNGGISADALKPVLEQAGLVWVNTDADKLRAAQEAAAQTVKPARVVRERKPLPPLDSAPMQQVETGKHPQ; encoded by the coding sequence ATGAAACGAATGTTGTTCAACGCGACGCAGCAGGAAGAACTGCGCGTCGCCATCGTCGATGGGCAAAAACTCATCGATATCGACATCGAAACCGCCGGTCGCGAACAGCGCAAAGGCAATATTTACAAGGGCATCATCACCCGCATCGAGCCGTCGCTCGAAGCGTGTTTCGTCAACTACGGCGAAGACCGTCACGGTTTTCTGCCGTTCAAGGAAGTCGCCCGTCAGTATTTCCGCGACGGCGTCGACATGCGTTCCGCCCGTATCCAGGACGCCCTGAAAGAAGGTCAGGAACTGATCGTTCAGGTCGAAAAGGAAGAACGCGGCAACAAGGGCGCGGCCCTCACCACCTTCATCTCGCTCGCCGGCCGGTACCTCGTGCTGATGCCGAACAATCCGCGCGGCGGCGGCGTGTCGCGCCGGATCGAAGGCGACGACCGTCAGGAACTGCGCGAAACCATGGCGCAGCTGCAATTGCCGGAAGGCATGAGCATCATCGCGCGCACGGCCGGCATCGGCCGCAGCGCCGAAGAACTGCAGTGGGACCTGAACTACCTGATGCAACTGTGGCGCGCGATCGAAGCCGCGTCGCAGAGCGGTTCGAGCGGTCAGCCGATGCTGATTTACCTCGAATCGAGCCTCGTGATCCGGGCGATCCGCGACTATTTCCAGCCGGATATCGGCGAAATCCTGATCGACACCACCGAAATCCATGACCAGGCACGCGCCTTCATGGACATCGTGATGCCGGACAATGTCAGCAAGGTGAAGCGGTATCACGACGACGTGCCGCTGTTCTCGCGCTTCCAGATCGAACACCAGATCGAAACCGCGTACTCGCGCACGGTGCCGCTGCCCTCGGGCGGCGCGATCGTGATCGACCACACCGAAGCACTGGTCGCGATCGACGTGAACTCGGCGCGCGCCACCAAGGGCGCGGACATCGAGGAAACGGCCGCGCGCACCAACCTCGAAGCCGCCGACGAAGTCGCCCGCCAGTTGCGCCTGCGCGATCTGGGCGGCCTGATCGTGATCGACTTCATCGACATGGAATCGGCCAAGAGCCAGCGCGAAGTCGAGCAACGCCTGAAAGACGCGCTCAAGCACGACCGTGCGCGCGTCCAGATGGGCAAGATCTCGCGTTTCGGCCTGATGGAACTGTCGCGTCAACGTCTGCGTCCGGCGCTGTCGGAAGGTAGCCACGTGACCTGCCCGCGCTGCAACGGCACGGGCCACATCCGCGATACCGAATCGTCCGCGCTGCAAGTGCTGCGGATCATTCAGGAAGAAGCGATGAAGGAAAACACCGCGGCAATCCATTGCCAGGTGCCGGTCGAAGTGACCGCCTTCCTGCTGAACGAGAAGCGCGCCGAAATCAACAAGATCGAGTCGCGTTTCAAGGTCAATGTCGTCCTGATCCCGAACAAGCACCTCGATACGCCGCACTACAAGCTCGAACGCCTGCGTCACGACGACGCGCGTCTCGACGATCCGCGCGCTTCGTGGAAGATGGCGGAAGAAGCTGCTCGCGAACTGGAGTCGGAAACCGGCTACAGCAAGCGCGCCGAAGAGGTGAAGCCGAAGCAGGAAGCCGCGGTCAAGGGCATCACGCCTGAGAAGCCGGCGCCGAGCGCGCCGGTTCGCCCGGCCGCCACGCCCGCTCCGGTCGCGGTGACGCCGGCGAGCGGCGGTTTCATCGGCTGGCTGAAGGGTCTGTTCGGTATGCAGCCGGCTGCGCCGGCGCCGGTCGCACCGGCCACGCCGGAAAAGCAGGCGCGTCCGCAACGCGGCGAACGCACGGAGCGCGGTGAGCGCACGGGCGAACGCGGTGGCGATCGCAACCGGAATCGTCGCGGCGGCGCAGGTGGCCGTGATGCGGCAGGTCGCGGCGAAGGCGCGAACGGCGGCCGTCAGGGTCAGCAGCCGTCGCAGCGTCGCGAGGAACGCGAACCGCGTGAAGGCCGCGAAGGCCGTGACGTGCGTGAAGCACGCGAGGGCCGCGAGCCGCGCGAAGCACGCGAACCGCGTGCCGGCCGTGAAGCGCGTGAACCGCGCGAGGCCCGCGAAGGCCGTGAACCGCGCGAGGCTCGCGAGCCGCGTGAGGGTCGCGAAGGTCGCGACAACCGTGGCGAACGCGGTAACGAGCGCCCGGACAACGCGGACGTCGCACAGCGCGGCGAACGTCAGGAACGTGGCGAACGCCGTGAACGTGGCGAGCGCGCGGAGCGCGGCGAACGCCGCAAGCCACAAGCCGAAGCGGCTGACGCACTAACGCAGAACGAATCGCAAACGGCGGAAGAACTGGCGCAAAACCAGGCCTTGCTGGGCGAAAACGGCGCACCGGTCGATCAGGAAGCGGCAGCACGTGACGGCGAAGAGCGTCGTCGTCGCCGTCGTGGTCGTCGTGGCGGCCGTCGCGAGCGTGAAGAGGACGTGAACGGCAATCTGGCAGCCGACGTGGCGGAAGCCGAAGGCGATCAGACCAATGTGACCGACGACGCACCGGTGCGCAGCGCGCCGCAACCCGTCGAGCACACGGCTGAAGCGCACGAAGCGCAGGTCGTGACGCCGGTGGAAGTGGTCGTTGCCGCCGTCGCCACCGAAACGGCGGTCGTCTCCGAACTGCATGCGGCAACCGAAACGCCGGCTCTGGCCGTCGAGAAGGCGGCCAAGGCCGAGGCGATCGTGCCGGTCGAGCAGGCGCCGGCAGCAACGGCGGCGGTCGAGCCGGTGGCGGAAGCGCCGGTTCAGGCCGCAGCGGCCGCCGCTCCGGTCGAAGCCGCGCAAGCCGCTCCGGCTGCGAGCGAGACGGTTTCGCTGGTGGAACCGGTCGCGCATGCCGAAGCTCCGGTTCAGACGCACGATGAAGCGCACGTCGTGGCACCGGCAGCGACGCCGGTCATCGAAACGCCGGCAGCGCCGGCAACTCCGGCACCGGTGGAAGCCGTCGCTCCCGCCGCGGTCGAAGCACCGGTAGCCCAACCAGCGCCGCACGCCGAAATCGTCGAAGCGCAACCCGCCGTGACGGCAAGCGCGGTTGAGGAAACGGCGCCGGCAGCAGTCGAAGCCATCGAGCCCGCGCCCGTCGCCGCCGCTCCGCAAGCCCCGGCACCGCAAGCTGCACCGGCGCCGCGCAACGGCGGCATCTCGGCCGACGCCCTGAAACCGGTGCTGGAACAAGCCGGTCTCGTCTGGGTGAACACCGACGCCGACAAGCTGCGCGCCGCGCAGGAAGCCGCCGCGCAGACCGTCAAGCCGGCCCGTGTGGTACGCGAGCGCAAGCCGTTGCCGCCGCTCGACAGCGCGCCGATGCAACAGGTGGAAACGGGTAAGCATCCGCAGTAA
- the mobA gene encoding molybdenum cofactor guanylyltransferase MobA, whose amino-acid sequence MTTTREHITGLLLAGGRGMRMGGIDKGLQTLHGEALAAHGLQRLAPQCGALLISANRHADIYTSLGAPFGATVVADTLPGFPGPLAGLLAGLRAAGTAYLLSAPCDTPGLPADLAVRLAQTLDAQHADIATVTTTDAHGEVSLHPVFALLRTSLADDLAAFLEAGERKVRAWYARHKTVEVAFTDERAFYNINSLQELADLERA is encoded by the coding sequence ATGACGACCACACGCGAGCACATCACCGGTCTTCTGCTTGCGGGCGGGCGCGGCATGCGCATGGGCGGCATCGACAAAGGTCTGCAGACGCTGCATGGCGAAGCGCTCGCCGCGCATGGACTGCAGCGCCTCGCGCCGCAATGCGGCGCGCTGCTGATCAGCGCCAACCGTCACGCGGACATCTACACGTCGCTGGGCGCGCCGTTCGGCGCCACGGTCGTGGCCGATACCCTGCCCGGCTTCCCCGGCCCGCTGGCCGGTCTGCTCGCCGGCTTACGCGCGGCCGGCACCGCGTACCTGCTCAGCGCCCCCTGCGACACCCCAGGCCTGCCCGCCGACCTCGCCGTCCGTCTCGCGCAGACACTCGACGCGCAGCACGCCGACATCGCCACCGTCACCACGACAGACGCCCACGGCGAAGTCTCGCTTCACCCGGTCTTCGCGCTGCTTCGCACGAGCCTCGCCGACGACCTCGCGGCCTTTCTGGAGGCCGGTGAGCGCAAGGTCCGCGCGTGGTACGCGCGCCACAAGACCGTGGAAGTCGCCTTTACCGATGAGCGCGCGTTTTACAATATCAATTCGTTACAAGAACTCGCCGACCTCGAGCGCGCTTGA
- the glp gene encoding gephyrin-like molybdotransferase Glp, which yields MTTLNDFSRCVAQYDPHALPVSAAQAIVRQWATPVAAVERVALRDALDRVLAADIVSPIDVPSHDNSAMDGYAFPRAALEHGTTSASGTTEIELTIAGKALAGHPFTGRVDTTQCVRVMTGACMPADCDTVVPQELVQRHADSTSIRFSAHAVAPGQNRRLAGEDLARGHVALRAGRIMRASDLGLLASLGIGEVHVRRRLRVAFFSTGDELRSLGEPLDPGSVYDSNRYTLFAMLRRLNVDALDLGVVRDEPVALEAALRTAAASADVVLTSGGVSVGEADFTKQLLQTFGDVAFWSLAMRPGRPLAFGRVWSGEHPGLGLPALFFGLPGNPVAVMVTFYQIVREALLLMSGATPQPVPLVRATSRQPIRKRAGRTEFQRGVATQNESGEWQVTPTGSQSSGVLSSMSEANCFIVLGHDEGEIDAGQQVVIMPFDGLI from the coding sequence ATGACCACGCTTAACGACTTTTCCCGCTGCGTCGCGCAGTACGATCCTCACGCGCTACCCGTTTCGGCCGCTCAGGCGATTGTTCGTCAATGGGCCACGCCGGTCGCGGCGGTCGAGCGCGTGGCGTTGCGTGATGCGCTCGACCGCGTGCTGGCCGCCGACATCGTGTCGCCGATCGACGTGCCGTCGCACGACAATTCGGCCATGGACGGCTACGCGTTCCCGCGCGCGGCGCTGGAACATGGCACCACGAGCGCAAGCGGCACAACCGAAATCGAATTGACGATCGCCGGCAAGGCGCTGGCCGGGCATCCGTTCACCGGGCGCGTCGACACGACGCAATGCGTGCGCGTGATGACCGGCGCGTGCATGCCCGCCGACTGCGACACCGTGGTCCCGCAAGAACTGGTGCAACGTCACGCTGACAGCACCTCGATCCGCTTCTCCGCTCACGCGGTGGCGCCTGGCCAGAACCGGCGTCTCGCGGGCGAAGACCTCGCGCGCGGTCACGTCGCGTTGCGCGCTGGGCGCATCATGCGCGCATCGGACCTCGGCCTGCTGGCCTCGCTCGGCATCGGCGAAGTACATGTGCGGCGGCGTTTGCGCGTCGCATTTTTCTCGACCGGCGACGAGTTGCGCTCGCTCGGCGAACCGCTCGATCCGGGCTCCGTCTACGACAGCAACCGCTACACGCTGTTTGCGATGCTGCGGCGTCTGAATGTCGACGCGCTCGACCTCGGCGTGGTGCGCGACGAACCGGTCGCGCTCGAAGCCGCGTTGCGCACGGCCGCGGCGAGCGCCGACGTCGTGCTGACTTCCGGCGGCGTATCGGTGGGCGAAGCGGACTTCACGAAGCAACTGCTGCAAACTTTCGGCGACGTCGCGTTCTGGAGTCTGGCCATGCGCCCGGGCCGCCCGCTCGCATTCGGCCGCGTCTGGTCCGGCGAGCATCCGGGGCTTGGCCTGCCCGCGCTTTTCTTCGGTTTGCCCGGCAATCCGGTGGCGGTGATGGTCACGTTCTATCAGATCGTGCGCGAAGCGCTGCTGCTGATGTCCGGCGCGACCCCGCAACCCGTGCCGCTGGTTCGCGCGACGAGCCGTCAGCCGATCCGCAAGCGCGCGGGCCGCACCGAGTTTCAGCGCGGCGTGGCCACGCAGAACGAGTCCGGCGAATGGCAGGTCACGCCGACCGGCTCGCAAAGTTCCGGCGTGCTGAGTTCGATGAGCGAGGCGAATTGCTTTATCGTGCTCGGCCACGACGAAGGCGAAATCGACGCGGGGCAACAGGTGGTTATCATGCCGTTCGACGGGCTTATCTAG
- a CDS encoding sodium:proton antiporter, translated as MAFAIVVSILTVWSQPAAAATLDGATLSALWGLPFAGVLLSIAVFPLVAPAFWHHHFGKIAAAWALAFLVPFALTFGPGVAFGSLVHAMFEEYIPFIVLLTALYTVAGGICVRGNLHGTPRLNTAILALGTLLASIMGTTGAAMLLIRPLLRANDNRKHVVHVVVFFIFLVANAGGSLSPLGDPPLFLGFLQGVGFFWTTTHLAWPMLFVCVVLLGGFYALDAYFFHRREEERSRFLDPTPDTPPLGIDGKVNFVLLAAVIGLVLMSGLWKPGMAFDVFGTHVALQNAVRDVALIGVTLLSLWLTPRAARAGNDFNWAPIEEVAKLFAGIFVTIAPVITILRAGEAGAFAGIVHLVNDAAGQPHDAMYFWATGLLSSFLDNAPTYLVFFNLAGGDAQTLMTSGATTLAAISAGAVFMGANTYIGNAPNFMVKAIAESRGVRMPSFFAYMAWSGAVLLPLFLVTGWLFF; from the coding sequence ATGGCGTTCGCCATTGTCGTATCGATCTTGACCGTCTGGTCCCAGCCGGCCGCCGCGGCCACGCTGGACGGCGCGACGCTATCAGCGCTATGGGGGCTGCCGTTCGCCGGCGTGCTGCTGTCCATCGCGGTGTTTCCGCTCGTCGCGCCGGCATTCTGGCATCACCATTTCGGCAAGATCGCGGCGGCGTGGGCGCTCGCGTTTCTCGTGCCGTTCGCGCTGACCTTCGGCCCCGGCGTCGCGTTCGGTTCCCTCGTGCATGCGATGTTCGAGGAATACATTCCGTTCATCGTGCTGCTCACGGCGCTTTATACCGTGGCGGGCGGCATCTGCGTGCGCGGCAATCTGCACGGCACGCCGCGCCTGAATACCGCGATCCTCGCGCTCGGCACCTTGCTCGCGAGCATCATGGGCACGACCGGCGCCGCGATGCTGCTGATCCGTCCGTTGCTGCGCGCGAACGACAACCGCAAGCACGTGGTTCACGTCGTCGTGTTCTTTATCTTTCTGGTGGCGAACGCCGGCGGTTCGCTGTCGCCGCTGGGCGATCCGCCGCTGTTCCTCGGTTTCCTGCAAGGCGTCGGATTCTTCTGGACCACCACCCATCTCGCGTGGCCGATGCTGTTCGTGTGCGTCGTGCTGCTCGGCGGGTTCTACGCGCTGGACGCTTACTTCTTTCATCGGCGCGAGGAGGAACGCTCGCGCTTTCTCGATCCGACGCCGGATACGCCGCCGCTCGGCATCGACGGCAAGGTGAATTTCGTGCTGCTCGCGGCGGTGATCGGACTGGTGCTGATGAGCGGCTTGTGGAAGCCGGGCATGGCGTTCGACGTGTTCGGCACGCACGTGGCCTTGCAGAACGCGGTGCGCGATGTCGCGCTGATCGGCGTGACGCTGCTGTCGCTGTGGCTCACGCCGCGCGCCGCGCGCGCCGGCAACGATTTCAACTGGGCGCCGATCGAAGAGGTCGCCAAGCTGTTCGCCGGCATTTTCGTGACGATCGCGCCGGTCATCACGATCCTGCGCGCGGGCGAGGCGGGCGCGTTCGCGGGCATCGTCCATCTGGTCAACGACGCCGCGGGCCAACCGCACGACGCGATGTACTTCTGGGCCACCGGACTGCTATCGTCGTTTCTCGACAACGCGCCGACCTATCTGGTGTTCTTCAACCTGGCCGGCGGCGACGCGCAGACCTTGATGACTAGCGGCGCCACCACGCTCGCCGCGATTTCGGCCGGCGCCGTGTTCATGGGCGCGAACACGTACATCGGCAACGCGCCGAACTTCATGGTGAAAGCGATCGCGGAATCGCGCGGCGTGCGCATGCCGAGTTTTTTCGCGTACATGGCCTGGTCGGGCGCGGTGTTGCTGCCGCTCTTTCTCGTGACCGGCTGGCTGTTCTTTTGA
- the moaA gene encoding GTP 3',8-cyclase MoaA, with protein sequence MSRRIIPVADFSAAPVIAGPLQTPTGVLHDTLARPLRDLRISVTDRCNFRCVYCMPRAVFDKDYTFLPHGALLSFEEIERLARLFVAHGVEKIRLTGGEPLLRKNLEFLIERLARLTTPDGTPLDLTLTTNGSLLERKAQSLKDAGLTRVTVSLDALDDALFRRMNDADFAVADVLEGIAAAHAVGLAPVKVNMVVKRGTNDGEIVPMARHFKGSGAVLRFIEYMDVGTSNGWNMTEVLPSAEVVDRIAEHFPLAPLDAHSAAETAQRWGYADGSGEIGVISSVTRAFCGACTRARLSTEGKLYLCLFASTGHDLRALLRGGANDDAIATAVAEIWQARGDRYSQLRGSGTAEALARESRRVEMSYIGG encoded by the coding sequence ATGTCCCGACGCATCATCCCTGTTGCCGATTTCAGCGCGGCGCCGGTCATTGCCGGCCCCCTGCAGACGCCCACCGGCGTGCTGCATGACACGCTGGCGCGTCCGCTGCGCGACCTGCGCATCTCGGTGACGGACCGGTGCAATTTCCGCTGCGTCTACTGCATGCCGCGCGCGGTGTTCGACAAGGACTACACGTTCCTGCCGCACGGCGCGCTGCTCAGCTTCGAGGAAATCGAACGGCTCGCGCGGCTGTTCGTCGCACATGGCGTCGAGAAGATCCGCCTGACCGGCGGCGAACCGCTGCTGCGTAAGAATCTGGAATTCCTGATCGAGCGGCTTGCGCGGCTCACCACGCCCGACGGCACGCCGCTCGATCTGACGCTGACCACCAACGGTTCGCTGCTCGAACGTAAGGCGCAGAGCCTGAAAGACGCCGGCCTGACGCGCGTGACCGTCAGCCTCGATGCGCTCGACGACGCCCTGTTCCGCCGCATGAACGACGCCGACTTCGCGGTCGCCGACGTGCTCGAAGGCATCGCGGCGGCGCACGCCGTGGGTCTGGCGCCGGTCAAGGTCAACATGGTGGTCAAACGCGGCACCAACGACGGCGAAATCGTGCCGATGGCGCGTCATTTCAAAGGCTCGGGCGCAGTGCTGCGCTTCATCGAATACATGGATGTCGGCACGTCGAACGGCTGGAACATGACCGAGGTGCTGCCGTCGGCCGAAGTCGTCGACCGCATCGCGGAGCACTTTCCGCTGGCACCGCTCGACGCCCACAGCGCCGCCGAAACCGCGCAACGCTGGGGCTACGCGGACGGCAGCGGCGAGATCGGGGTGATTTCGAGCGTCACGCGCGCGTTCTGCGGCGCGTGCACGCGTGCTCGTCTGTCGACCGAAGGCAAGCTGTATCTGTGCCTGTTCGCGTCGACGGGTCATGATTTGCGGGCGCTGCTGCGCGGCGGCGCGAACGACGACGCGATCGCGACCGCCGTCGCCGAAATCTGGCAGGCGCGCGGCGACCGCTATTCGCAACTGCGCGGCAGCGGCACCGCCGAGGCCCTCGCGCGCGAAAGCCGCCGCGTCGAAATGTCGTACATCGGCGGCTAA
- a CDS encoding GNAT family N-acetyltransferase — protein MSATIRAAVPADTHAIFALSYELAEYESLTHLFTATEDGLRDALFGAQPSIEALVAENDGRIVGYALFFHNYSTFVGRRGLYLEDVYVQPAERGSGLGGALLQRLAALAVARQCGRFEWTVLDWNQAAISFYEKMGATVLPDWRVVRLTGEALEKLAAGG, from the coding sequence ATGTCCGCGACGATCCGCGCTGCCGTACCGGCCGACACCCACGCGATCTTCGCGTTGTCGTACGAACTCGCCGAGTACGAAAGCCTCACGCATCTCTTCACCGCGACAGAGGACGGGCTACGCGACGCGCTGTTCGGCGCGCAGCCGTCGATCGAGGCGCTGGTCGCGGAGAACGATGGGCGGATCGTCGGCTACGCGCTGTTCTTCCACAACTATTCGACCTTCGTCGGCCGGCGCGGCCTGTATCTGGAAGACGTGTATGTGCAACCGGCCGAGCGTGGCAGCGGCCTTGGCGGCGCGCTGTTGCAACGGCTCGCCGCATTGGCGGTGGCACGCCAGTGCGGCCGTTTCGAATGGACCGTGCTGGACTGGAATCAGGCGGCCATCAGCTTCTACGAGAAGATGGGCGCGACCGTGTTGCCGGATTGGCGAGTGGTGCGACTGACGGGCGAGGCGCTGGAGAAACTGGCCGCGGGCGGGTGA
- a CDS encoding D-glycerate dehydrogenase, which yields MQKILVARPIFPDVIERLKQYFDVDWNQGDVLPADELTRRLADKDGALTAGDPIGAAVLAAAPRLRVVSNMAVGYNNFDMAAFNAANVLGTNTPDVLNESTADFGWALMMAAARRIAESEHWLRAGKWEKWAYDGFLGGDVYGSTLGVIGMGRIGQALARRAKGFGMQVIYHNRSRVAPEIEAELNAGYVSKQDLLRRADHVVLVLPYTKENHHTIGAAELALMKPSATLTNIARGGIVDDAALVDALRAKRIAAAGLDVYEGEPKLNPELLTVPNVVLTPHIASATEATRRAMANLAADNLIAALGEGPRAGRPPNPINPDVIGKARS from the coding sequence ATGCAGAAGATCCTCGTCGCCCGTCCGATTTTTCCGGATGTGATCGAACGGCTCAAACAGTATTTCGACGTCGACTGGAATCAGGGCGACGTGCTGCCCGCCGACGAACTCACCCGTCGTCTCGCGGACAAGGACGGCGCGCTGACCGCCGGCGACCCGATCGGCGCGGCCGTGCTCGCGGCGGCGCCACGTCTGCGCGTGGTGTCGAACATGGCGGTCGGCTACAACAATTTCGACATGGCCGCGTTCAACGCCGCGAACGTGCTCGGTACGAACACGCCGGACGTGCTCAACGAATCCACCGCCGATTTCGGCTGGGCGCTGATGATGGCGGCCGCGCGCCGCATCGCCGAGTCGGAGCACTGGCTGCGCGCCGGCAAGTGGGAGAAGTGGGCGTACGACGGCTTTCTCGGCGGCGACGTGTACGGCTCGACGCTCGGCGTGATCGGCATGGGGCGGATCGGCCAGGCGCTGGCGCGTCGCGCGAAGGGCTTCGGCATGCAGGTGATCTATCACAACCGGTCGCGCGTCGCGCCGGAGATCGAGGCCGAGCTGAATGCCGGCTACGTGTCGAAGCAGGACCTGCTGCGGCGGGCGGATCACGTCGTGCTGGTGTTGCCGTACACGAAGGAGAACCACCACACGATCGGCGCGGCCGAACTGGCGCTGATGAAGCCGAGCGCGACGCTGACCAATATCGCGCGCGGCGGCATCGTCGACGATGCTGCCCTGGTCGATGCCTTGCGCGCGAAGCGGATCGCCGCCGCCGGGCTGGACGTGTACGAAGGCGAGCCGAAGCTGAATCCCGAACTGCTGACGGTGCCCAACGTCGTGCTGACGCCGCACATCGCCAGCGCGACCGAGGCGACGCGCCGCGCGATGGCGAACCTCGCCGCGGACAATCTGATCGCCGCGCTCGGCGAAGGGCCGCGCGCCGGTCGTCCGCCGAATCCGATCAATCCTGACGTGATCGGCAAGGCGCGTTCATGA